The genomic stretch CGAGCAGGGGGAAAATCGCGCGTCCATGCTGTAAGAGCTTCaagttccttttatttttctcccccTGTGTCGTTCTTTGTTGATTTCCTTTCGGTTTGGTTGGTTTTTCTTCAGAATTTGGGGCCATTTTCTGGCGTGTCAGCGGCTGTTTGGTGTGCAATGAGTGTTCCAACATTTTAGGGCTTATTTTTTAGGGTGCCAGCTTCGGTCCTGTGAGTGTGCAGCTGAAGCTAACTTCCCAAGACCTGCGATTTCTGCGAAGCAACTCGGATTCTCGTCCATTCCGGCATATGGGtatgtctcaattttttttttttcccccgatgaatttcatttttttttgtttgtctccTGAAACGCGTATTTGTCTGTGTATTGCAGCATTAGTTTGAGTTAAATACTGCTAATATCTGATCTTGCTATCACATTTCTCTCTATTTGTCTGCTCTTATTTCATTTatgttaatgattttttttgtaagtgctTCGGGTCTGAATATTTGGTTCTGTTTAATTCGCTAGATGTGAACTGTGGTATCAACATTGTTTAGTTTGTTAATCTGAAATAACACTATTTCCTTCCCCATGATTCAAAATAGTTGACTGTTCTtgttattttgatttaataatgtTTCATAGTTTTAGACACAGTCGTATCTAGTGTCCTTGTCAGAGAATGATAGTTTTTTTAAGATCTAATGTACTTGCATCTGGATACAAATGAAAGATTGTTGTGTATGAGAATAGTGATCAAGTGGGGGCGGTCTTTGTGCGTATGGATTTCAATTGGAGGTTGAAAGAGATGGTGTAAGGGCTGGAAAGGTGTCCTATTAGTGGAAATAAATGAGAGCCGAGAAGCGATAAAACTGTGGCATAATATGATGCCATTAGAAAGTCTTTGCTTTCTGGGAAAAAAAGTAATAGCACGTTTGGCAGCATACTAGTTCACatctttttaaaggaaaatttgaaaaagattaGTTTAGAGGTGTCAACTGTTGCTGCCGATACATTTTATTCTTAGTTGTAACTGGCAGAACACTTGTATGACTTGAAAAGTACAAGCTGATGTTCCCATAGGACTGATCCCTTAGAAATTCATCTCAATGAGGAGCCTTATGCTTGACTTTGAATAGCTGAAGTGAAAACTTGTGCTTTTTCTTAAATGGAAGACTTCAGATTGTGTAACAAGTTTAATAAGACTACCTCTcttgttgggttttttgggttgggtcttCTTGGGTTTTGTCTTTGGGTTTTAAGTTGGGCTGCCTATATATACTTTCTTGTGCACTTAGAGGCGCATTgcactttttttaatatatacaatattacttataaaaaaaaagataagactATCTCTGCAATGATTTGCTTGTTTCTCAGATTGCGTGATCTGTAATCTGGTGGTAGACTTTAAAGAACAGTGATGCATAAGTTTCATCTccttttttgccctttttacTGTGTTATAACATGCATAATGGAATACAACCTAATAGGATAtatgtttttgggcaaaagGGGAAATGACTGTAACATCATGATTACCTACCTGAATACAACAACAAATGTGTTTTTGGGCAAAGGGGAAATGACtgtattccattttttttctatacaAGTTTTAGCATGCTTCTACTTCATCTTCATGTGTTTCTCTTTGTGTACATTGATGTTATCAGTGAATTttgatgaattaaaaatatgcTGTAAATTTGTAAAGATTGTGCGACATGTGCCCAAGAAAACTTTGAAGGCCaatatctttcatttttatgtacATACTTAATCGAGGGATTATATCCCATCTTTGTCGTATTTTACACTTGCAATGACTGTATAATTGGATATGGAATCTAATTGAACGGGAAAGTATAGTTAGATAGCATTGCTAAGTTtcttattttggtaattttgactgCAATGTATTGGCAGCATATATGATCCAATTTAGCTTAATGTATTGGCAGCATCATTTTGTACGAAAGGTTGTGATTGGGGATGTTTTGTGAGACTGTGGTATTGGTTTGTGGAAGGTGTTAGCTTGGGGTGGAATTTGTTTCTGAATGGTTGTTTTCTACTAAGAGGTTGTTGAGCATCTAGAGTGATTTGGTTTGGCACCACCAAATCCTTTTTCTGTTGTtacatctttgttttcttcacaaTATGACAGGGTTGAGTATGTCTGCAAATAGTGATGCATCGAGTGGCCGTCCATTATGTCGCTGTGGAGCTGTAGCGTTCGTAAGGTATTCCTGGACAAATGATAACTACAGCAGAAAGTGGTATGGGTGCGAAAAGTATAAGGTATTGAATGACATTTATTTTCCATGTTTGCATTTTTTGAccagttttatttggtttagggtatattattgacttttttccaaattttgtatGTTGTAGCAAGTTGGTGATTGTGGCTTCTTTCTTTGGGCTGACAACGAGATGACAACTTACGAAAAAAGAATCATGCGACGCTTGAAGGATATAGAAGAGCAAACCCGGGCAGAAATTGGTAGACTTGAAAAATTGTTGGCTGCCGAACAAGCACAGTATAGAACACACCTAGAAAACATGTTTCAGTCTAGGGATGAGATGTGGAAATCTCTGGTAGCGAATAACCAGTCTAGAGCAGTCAAGTTCCAATTTAAACAAATGACGTATCAAGCAGTCTTAGCTTTGCTTGTCTTGCTAGTGTTCCTTTATGTTGGCGGTTACAATGCATCTAGTGGTAGCAAGTTGATGTTAAAATGAACTATTTCATACTAAATTGTAGATACTTGACCGTTGTAACttatattttttgatgttttgtattaattgtgCTACTCCTTTTACGCAATCATTGTAATTTATATCCGCTTTTTCTTGATATACAACATATGGACCTTATTTGTGCAGAGCTGCGACAGATACTCTTTTTTTCCAGAGTAATATACTCTATTaacataaaatacttttttaattttaatttagattatttatagtttatttaattaataaattattaatttttacataTAAGTATAAGAAATATAAGTATAAGAAGCTGTTAATGCACATCCAATGATACGTAAACAATGCATCCCTGGTCCTTTATAGGGAATAATGAAGATAATGTAGATCATATATGTATTTGTAATCTGTCATTTATCACTTCACTCAGGGTAAGAACAATTGGGTGTCATTTCTATAAAATATAGTTTATTGAAagaataaaacatgtatttggatattttccttcaatcccataaaattgtattatttatttgacattAATGGTTGAAGTGAATTACAATCCGAAGAGCAAATGGATTATAGGAGTTCCTCGAGGTCATATATTTTTGATAGCACTGTCTACTTAGATGCAGAGGTACACATATGATCCTATGCTTATCGATTTAGATTAAATAAGCGAGATCGGTTAAGATTCCGATTAGATAGTCCTTTCCTTCAAAAAGGTCATATATGGCAATTTTTACAttacttgtattttttctttattaacaATGGAGAAGCCATACAAGATAACATTAATTACTCTTCATTCGCGGTTTCCCACATGTGAGAGGTCATTGCCTCTCggactataatcatcatttccTTGCTTTCGCGGGTTCGGTCTGGTGGTGCTCCATGCGCGACGTATGGAACAGGTGTCATGGTAGGCAATTGCGAGACGTCGATCCAATGTTGCCCATAATGCGTCGTTAGGGCATCACAAAATAGTGGATCATCAGCACCGCAGTCTTTGCGAATGAAGTTGTGTACGGCGCAACATGCGACCACAAATAGTCGTTGGTTCTCAATCGGGTATGGATGCATATTGTCGAAGATAGGGAATCGGGCTTTCCAAACTCCAAACGTTCTTTCCACAGCTGATCGTAATGAGGAATGCCTATAATTAAACAATTCTATTGCATTCTTCGGACGACGTTGACCGCGGCGGAAATCTTCCAAATGGTATCGCTCATTGCGATGCGGGGGTAAAAATCCCTTGTAGCATCCATAGGCCGAGTCAACCAAGTAAAAGTAATCTGAACATAATAAGGTACAACATTATATCACATAGGGTTCCAACATAGCAAAGGAATTGTAAACGTATTACAAATCAATAGAACCTGACACAAAGCCATGTCTCTGTACAGTACCTTCGACCGGCATGGGGAAAAGAGCGGTGGGATCCTCGATGCACTCCTGGAAAATCCGCGAGTCATGAGTGCTGCCCTCCCATCCAGCATAAACGTATGTGAAGCAAAGGTCGAAGTCAACGACGCACATGACATTCTGTGTTATTGTGGACTTCCTGCTTCTGTAGGGCACTATGTTCTCACCTTGAACGCACGCTTTAACATGGGTTCCGTCAATCGCTCCAATGCATTTCTGGTTACAACAGTATTACCGAAAGCGTGCATAAAATGATATAGGACACAAAAGACAATAGATACATGACATCGGTGTTTGTGAAGTAATGCGATATGTTATGCTATGGCGTACCGCGAACCATGGATAGTAGCGGCCATTGCGTGCAACGTATGGGTGAGGCAACTCCATCGCAGCTGGACGTATAATATTTTTCCCAAGCCTGCACAGCGCTTTAGCTGTCCGATTAACGTAAACGCTTACCGTGTGCAATGAGCGCTGTAGCCTATCCGCTACCGTCCGCTGCGTGTGGCACTGTGCCATCACTAGGCAAAATGCCGCAACTTGTTCTGTGATCTTTACATACCGGCTGCTTTGTAAAAAACCATTGTGTTTCAGTGTGTTGCACAATTTTAAGAAAGTTTTGGGCAACATACGAAATTGCTCATAGCATGTAGTTGGGTTCGGATTGGTAAGCACCCAGTGTACCCACATTGCGCCAGTCAGCTTGGAAGTCCGCTGTGGAATGCAAACCCTTACGCTCGGGTGCATAAAATGATGGTAACATTCTTCCACGATCATTGCCATGCGCACCAGCAAATTCTCTAGCTCGAATCGTATTCCCTCAAAATTACGCTCATCCTCGTCGTCTGTGTCGGATGCATCTGAGTCGGGCAATTCATCGATACTGTCCGTCCAATGACGTCCATTACCAATGTTACCATTAGACGAGCCGGCTGCGTACATGTCAACAGGCCTACatttaaatgagatgaataaCGTCACATTCTAGTCATAACATGCGTAAACGTCGTCAGGCTATATTTAGTCTATATTAATAACATGCGACCGGATAATTAAGATTGGAAAGTAAAACAGGGttaatatcattaatcattaaTGTTAAAATTGTTATCCTACTCCGTAATAAGCATCCATACTATAGCATAACTTAGGAGTCTCTAATATTCCAGTCAAACTAACTTAATCCCTACAAAATGGAAATTAGTTAATGGAAACACAAAAaatacaacataaaatattaacataaaacaTCAGCTTCAATTATCTTTGTCTGGATCAATATCGTTTAGCCACTGACGTAGACCGTCGTCATTCATTTTCAACAGTATCCTTGCCCTAGTCAGATCGCCAACCTTGTTGCATGCTTTGACATATTTTTTCGTGGGCAATGACATTTCAGCTGCCAACACATTGATACGGTCCATGATGGCTTCCTCAGGGTACTGGTTGGGAGGGGGCTTATAAGAACCACAATCGCCGGGTGAAGTGCCATCGCTAAGCTTGCACCTCTGTAAATAGTCGGATCGCAAGATATCATACTCGCTGCGCAACTCGGAGAAAATTTGCTCACCCCTGGATGAACGCTTGCTAGAGTTCGATCCCTGCAAGTGCGAACCTTCCCTCTTCAACttccctttcccttttccttttgcCTTGTGAGATGATGCACATTGGGGCTCCGTCAAGGTCTATGATCGCCGCGGGGTTGTTGAGATCGATGTCATTCTCTTCACAATCGCTGCCTGGGGGTGATTGTGTGCTGGCATACCTCAACTTTCCAGTGGATGTTGAGCCCTCAAAGATGTAGCATAGGTACTTGAAGTTCGCCGGGGGGCCATTTCGGAATCTGTAGTACTTCTTGAGGTTCGTTGTCTGAGAAGGAAGAGCAAACAAACGAAAAAAACACAAGATAAAACACAAAATGTCAGTAAGTACGGCAATTCGCATAATTAAGGAAATATTAAACTTAATATTAGTGGCGTACCAGTCGAATGTGTTCCCATTGTTCCGGAGTTCCCGTGACAGTCCCCAAATCATCATCCCACCCACAGCCCGTGCCGGCCTTATCTCGGACAAATTCCGAGAAGCGCACCCAAAGCTCCCTAAGATGCTTAATATGGTCGCTCACCTGTTTTTGAGTGTAGGCGGTGCCATCATCCAGCCGcctgtttaattttttcgtgaTGTTCGGCATATACTTCCCAAAGGGATGGCGAACTCCGTCATCTTGGCAGTTACAGAGGATATTCACCAAGATATTGTCGTgcttttcttcccatttcacaTTTGCCAGTGGGATGGGAACTTCTGGTGGGGATGGGGACGGGGTTTGCATCCCATGCTTTCGAGGGGACTTACGGGGAGTGGTAAAGAACGACATCTACGCATAAGTATATAAAACAACAAACGAACGTGCATAAATCATGTATGATACTTATCTACCAACCATAGTCAGCACAAAACTAAGCTTTTACGTAGACACTCAAACTAATATATACGAGTACGTTAAATGTGATATGACATATTTACAATAAGCAGTAAAATAGGTTAGGCACAAACAATTTGGAAATGAATCAAGCtttgatataaaataagaaaccTACCTTGAAGCAAGTTGATTGTCGGTGGCGCAAGTTATACCCGCCGAACTGAAAATTAAACAAGGCCAACATTAATGCAAACTAAGCAGAAAGTGGTGGCATATTAAGCATAATTGATGAAATACCCTACTACCAAACACAACACACATATACACATATTTAGCATAattattgcaaattttttcaTGGCCAATAAGGTGAACTAGCAAAACCATATGAATGCCAATACCCCTTGGCCAATTTTTAACCTGATCAATTTGCAGTTTTATTCAACTCTCAAAAAACAAGTTAAAACATGTCTATGCTCCACTGTACAAACACCCTGCAATATATATTTCCCCTGCTCTGATGACATTAGTTCTATGCAAAAACAAATGATTCGAGAATTCTTGTAATACATATATAAACAAACTGGATTATAAACAAATTAGAAGCAGAATCAGAATAAGCCAACTAGCCAAGGATTGCTTAAAAGATGTACAATCTCACTTTCATCCTTGCTTTACTTGTAACTATAGAAAGGATGAATTCAGTATTTGATGGAAATCTAAAACAATGATATCTAAAGGCACTCCTCTGATAGGCAATCATCACAAAATATACAAACAGAACTTTGCACAGAATAGAAAGTTTAAAAGCCAAGCTATAGCATTTTGTAggataataaaatagaaagattaATGAGCAAACACATAGTGGTTTTAAGTCATTGAAAAACTGTAACTTTTATATTTGTCTGTTTTGAGTCCggggaaagttttttttttttttcttttttttttcttcttcttctcttttgggGAGGTGGTGGGGCAGATTAGCATCCACGGGATGTTTCTACTAAGCATTCATTCACTAATCAAACTCTTTTATATCCATTGTGGTTATTAGCAATACTAGAAACTACTCTTGCGTGACTACACCAAAGTTAGCTGCAAGGAAAACTTAAGTTGCATCCATGAATTGCATTATATTTCAGGCTTGAGGAAAATATAACTTTGGGGAAAATTTTGTGCAGCCCCATTGAGTTAGATTGGGATTTGTGAAGTTGTAAGTACTTTCAAAGGAGAAAGATGACTAGCAACACATTTTCTAGTTCGTTttatgcttttgcttttaatgaGTAATGaatggtttgaaaaaataaaataagattcaAATGCATTATCAAGAGTGAAAGAAATGTCCCATAGAGGGCATGGTGAAGGAAAGTCAAGTATAGTTGGTCTGGTCATACACACAAAACATTCATGAATGAACAAATTAATGGTTGAAGAGGTTTAATTCCAATAAGAGTACCATAAGAAGTCAAAACAAGAAAAGGGTTGTAAAGAAATCGGTGCTTTGCCATTCAAACTCCATAATCTAATGATTTACATGAAAATTGGGTCTACATGATGATCACaattttgtttacttatttttttgggtaataagCACTTTTATTAACCAATCAAAAGGAAGCACTTACAAATTATAGCAAACCTTGGGAAAAACTAAATTGCCCAAGACAGAGCCTAAAAATACTCAAATACAAGCCAAAACTTTGAAAGAACTTAACAACTACAGCTAAAAGAATTCTGGGGCCAAGTCCTATCTCAACGCAATGAGCTCTATTACAATTATTGTCTGTTACCCTATTAAAGGAGGCAGTCACTAAAATTGCCACATGAAATTCCAAGAGTTTCTAGTAAGGCCGTCCTTAGAAGTTATACCACTTCATTAGGGATAACCTGAATCAATGGTCAATTGCCACCTTGACATTGAATACCAAACCACGGAGAGAATTCCCTAGGAGAACTAGAATAGGATTAGGGCGGTACTCAGGGGCAGCACACTCTGGGCTCCTTCCTTGAAAGCTTCTTAAATGGAATGCCCTAGCATTAGATGCTCATATTTGGTCCTAAGTACTGCTCAGATAGCTCTATATAACCTTGTTGCTTATGGTTAGCTAATCTTCCCTCATTTATGTCCTGCTTGGCATGGAACATAACACATGAAACATTATTCATGTGCCCTCTCAAAGTGTCCACTTCCCATGCCTTCGTAAGACGTTATACGTTCAACTATGCAATTTGTTAAAATCCTCTCAAATTGTGCTTGGTTTAACCATATATAGAAGGTCATTAAGTGCAATCATGTTGAGAATTATACAAAGTAAAGATATCAACAGCTTGATAATTTTGATTAGTAATCAATCAATTATAGAAGTCAACTTTGATTAACCAAATCATGAAAAAAGGCTAATTGCATGTATTTGTTCATATTATCAGAAGCATTGctattgagaaagaaaattctGATCAAGGCCTCACGGGTCATTTTCCATGTTGAAGAATATGGTGTCTAGCTACGTACTCCATTAAATTAAACAGAGTGgacaagaaaacccaaaaaataaagaaaacccaaaaaataaaatgctacACAATATAAGCAAAACTCAACTAACAAAATAACATTCAACAAAACCATAACAAACAGCTGTACATGCAATACCTTCGACTGTGAGCGTGTGCGTGGAGCCGTGGCTAGAGCTCTTGTCCATCGAGATTGGCGCCTGGCTTCACGGCAGATGAGTTTCTATATGGGTGCTTTGGATTATTGGGGGGCAAAGCGTCTAATATAGCCGAAGAACACGGCTGACCAGGTCCACGCATTGTGGGGGGACCTGATTCTTTGGGCTGGACGCGTGTTTAGGGGGCGAAATTCTGCAAACAAAGTGCAGGGGGNNNNNNNNNNNNNNNNNNNNNNNNNNNNNNNNNNNNNNNNNNNNNNNNNNNNNNNNNNNNNNNNNNNNNNNNNNNNNNNNNNNNNNNNNNNNNNNNNNNNGTGAGTTTTCCACNNNNNNNNNNNNNNNNNNNNNNNNNNNNNNNNNNNNNNNNNNNNNNNNNNNNNNNNNNNNNNNNNNNNNNNNNNNNNNNNNNNNNNNNNNNNNNNNNNNNNNNNNNNNNNNNNNNNNNNNNNNNNNNNNNNNNNNNNNNNNNNNNNNNNNNNNNNNNGACGCGTGTGAGGGGGAATTCACTTGACGCTGGACTGTTTGAGTTGTTCGGCGTTTTCTGAGGAAAATAAGGCCTCTGCAATGTTGGAAGAGAAAGAA from Corylus avellana chromosome ca1, CavTom2PMs-1.0 encodes the following:
- the LOC132176048 gene encoding uncharacterized protein LOC132176048, whose product is MGLSMSANSDASSGRPLCRCGAVAFVRYSWTNDNYSRKWYGCEKYKQVGDCGFFLWADNEMTTYEKRIMRRLKDIEEQTRAEIGRLEKLLAAEQAQYRTHLENMFQSRDEMWKSLVANNQSRAVKFQFKQMTYQAVLALLVLLVFLYVGGYNASSGSKLMLK